A genomic stretch from Bacillota bacterium includes:
- a CDS encoding NADAR family protein — translation MIRFWKTLEPYGFMNTVSPYGFELDGRFWPTVEHYYQAGKFDENAEITYTSGKTISIREHVRCQATAKMAAIEGRRRDLPLRADWDTVQEEVMQSAFRAKFTQHPELKEGLLATGDEELVYDSPDDYRWGVGKQGTGRNRLGVLLMRLRDELRA, via the coding sequence GTGATCAGGTTCTGGAAGACACTTGAACCCTACGGCTTCATGAACACCGTTTCGCCCTACGGCTTTGAGCTGGACGGCCGCTTCTGGCCGACCGTGGAACACTATTACCAGGCCGGCAAGTTCGACGAGAACGCCGAAATCACTTACACGAGCGGCAAAACCATCTCCATCCGCGAGCATGTGCGCTGCCAGGCCACCGCCAAGATGGCCGCGATCGAGGGCCGCAGGCGGGACCTGCCCCTGCGGGCCGACTGGGACACGGTTCAGGAAGAGGTGATGCAAAGCGCCTTCCGGGCCAAATTCACGCAGCATCCCGAACTAAAGGAAGGACTGCTCGCCACCGGTGACGAGGAGTTGGTGTACGACTCCCCCGATGACTACCGCTGGGGAGTCGGGAAGCAGGGCACGGGGAGAAACCGGCTCGGGGTCTTGCTGATGCGCCTGCGGGACGAGCTGCGGGCGTAA
- a CDS encoding mechanosensitive ion channel family protein: MTFFEELRASTQTYLLDAAFWLQAVEVAVRVLVVVAAAYLIVRLARKAIQKLLQQREKGLVKLDERRLGTVSALLGNVVGYVVYFVMVLMVLAQLGFNLGPVLAGAGIIGLAVGFGAQNLVRDVISGLFIILEDQYAVGDDVAIGNFTGTVQEVGLRITRIKQWTGEVHFIPNGSITQVTNFSKENSAAVVDVGIAYEEKVEEAVRVLEALLAHLRMEIEDIIGEARVLGVQSLGDSAVVLRVMAECKPMTHFAVARKLREMIKAEFERENIEIPYPRTVVFRRE; this comes from the coding sequence ATGACCTTTTTTGAAGAGCTCAGGGCGAGCACGCAGACGTACCTCCTGGACGCCGCCTTTTGGTTGCAGGCGGTTGAAGTGGCGGTCCGGGTACTGGTCGTTGTCGCCGCCGCCTACCTGATCGTCCGGTTGGCGCGCAAGGCCATTCAGAAGCTGCTTCAGCAGCGGGAAAAGGGCCTCGTCAAGTTGGACGAGCGCCGGCTCGGCACGGTGAGCGCGCTGCTCGGCAACGTCGTCGGCTACGTCGTGTATTTCGTGATGGTGCTGATGGTCCTCGCCCAACTGGGCTTCAACCTCGGCCCGGTACTGGCCGGCGCCGGCATCATCGGCCTGGCGGTCGGATTTGGGGCGCAGAACCTGGTGCGGGACGTGATCAGCGGTCTTTTCATCATCCTGGAGGACCAGTACGCCGTGGGCGACGACGTGGCCATCGGCAATTTCACCGGCACGGTTCAGGAGGTTGGCCTGCGGATCACCAGGATTAAGCAGTGGACGGGGGAAGTCCACTTCATCCCGAACGGGAGCATCACCCAGGTCACCAATTTCTCCAAGGAGAACAGCGCCGCCGTGGTGGACGTCGGGATCGCCTACGAGGAGAAGGTCGAAGAGGCCGTCAGGGTGCTGGAGGCCCTGCTGGCTCACCTGCGGATGGAGATCGAGGACATCATCGGCGAGGCGCGGGTCCTGGGGGTGCAGAGCCTCGGCGATTCCGCCGTGGTGCTGCGGGTGATGGCCGAGTGTAAGCCGATGACCCACTTCGCCGTGGCCCGCAAGCTGCGGGAGATGATCAAAGCCGAGTTTGAGCGGGAGAACATCGAAATCCCGTACCCGCGCACGGTGGTGTTCCGGCGGGAGTAG
- a CDS encoding stalk domain-containing protein: MAIPAADQQPFIKDDRVYVPLRAVGEGLNFEVQWVGATRRVVITTGGRDGAQLPARTGGLKPVQIVVDGRVKEISPGQGEPFVTAAGRTVVPLRAVGEALDCAVDWDSAARQVTIRSKPKPPPPPPPSRGPEEYGETRPMPPPGGGLLAELAAYRTNILLLGGTRINTAELLGRDEGTFSPAQLDKFRSDLDELRKFDARVRLPDGREWAVAELTILGPAIATADQLRAWLEAEARKRVRTEQWGREFVPFPDLVGLYLRIGAEYGVRGDLALAQAAKETGYWQFTGLVQPDQNNFCGLWAISRDRPLTGREPLNGADPSRVRLEAGRHGATFATPEAGVEAHIQHLYAYATSAATDLPPGKTLLSPRFVYVQRGCAPTWQGLNARWAVPGTTYGQSIIRDYWLKAFDY; the protein is encoded by the coding sequence TTGGCTATTCCCGCTGCCGATCAGCAGCCGTTCATCAAGGACGATCGAGTGTACGTGCCGCTGCGCGCGGTCGGCGAGGGCTTGAACTTCGAGGTGCAGTGGGTCGGCGCAACCAGGCGGGTGGTCATCACCACCGGGGGACGGGACGGGGCGCAGCTCCCGGCCCGGACGGGCGGCCTGAAACCGGTGCAGATCGTGGTGGACGGCCGGGTCAAGGAGATTTCTCCCGGCCAAGGCGAGCCCTTCGTGACCGCCGCAGGGCGGACGGTGGTTCCCCTGCGGGCGGTGGGCGAGGCGCTCGACTGCGCGGTGGACTGGGACAGCGCGGCGCGGCAGGTGACCATTCGGTCCAAACCGAAGCCTCCGCCGCCCCCGCCGCCCAGCCGCGGGCCGGAGGAGTACGGGGAAACGAGGCCCATGCCGCCGCCCGGCGGCGGTCTGCTGGCGGAGCTCGCCGCCTACCGGACCAACATCCTGCTGCTCGGCGGGACGCGCATCAACACGGCGGAACTCCTGGGCCGGGACGAAGGAACTTTCAGCCCGGCCCAACTGGATAAGTTCCGGAGCGACTTGGATGAACTCAGAAAGTTCGATGCGCGGGTCAGGCTCCCGGACGGCCGGGAATGGGCCGTCGCCGAACTGACCATTCTGGGGCCGGCAATCGCCACCGCCGACCAACTGCGTGCCTGGCTGGAGGCTGAAGCCCGGAAGCGCGTGCGGACTGAGCAGTGGGGGCGGGAGTTCGTCCCCTTCCCGGACCTGGTGGGCCTCTACCTGCGGATCGGCGCCGAGTACGGCGTCCGCGGCGACCTGGCCCTGGCCCAGGCGGCCAAGGAAACCGGGTACTGGCAGTTTACCGGCCTGGTGCAACCCGACCAGAACAACTTCTGCGGGCTGTGGGCGATCTCCAGAGACCGTCCTTTGACCGGCAGGGAACCCCTGAACGGGGCCGACCCGAGCCGGGTCCGTCTGGAGGCGGGGCGCCATGGCGCCACCTTCGCCACGCCGGAAGCCGGGGTCGAGGCGCACATTCAGCACCTTTACGCCTACGCCACCAGTGCCGCCACGGACCTGCCGCCCGGTAAAACTCTCCTGAGCCCCCGGTTTGTCTATGTACAGCGCGGGTGCGCTCCGACCTGGCAGGGGCTGAACGCGCGCTGGGCGGTTCCCGGGACGACTTACGGCCAGAGCATCATCCGCGACTACTGGCTGAAAGCTTTCGATTACTAA